Part of the Arthrobacter gengyunqii genome is shown below.
GCCGGCCAGCTGGGGGCCGTAAGCGGAGCCGCCGTAGACGGGCAGGACGGTGAAGTTGTCCATGTGCTTGGCGTAGGAAGCGAAGGCTTCAGCGGACTGGAGGGCCAGTTCGCGGGTCGGTGCCAGCACCAGGATCTGGGTGTCCTTGGTGGCGGGCAGGCCAGCCATCAGGGACAGGGCGGGAACGGCAAACGCGGCAGTCTTGCCGGTACCGGTCTGCGCCAGGCCGACGACGTCGCGGCCTTCAAGGAGGAGGGGAATGGTGGCTGCCTGGATGGGGGACGGCTTTTCGTAGCCTACGTCAACCAGGGCCTGCAGCACGCGGGCATCAAGACCGAAATCGGAGAAGAGAACCTGGTTCTCTTCAGCTGCTTCGGGAGCGGCGGTTGCTGCGGTGTCAGTGTTTTCTACAGTGTCAAGCAAAAGAAATAATCCTCATTCATTGGGACCGCGCGGCCAATTTCGGCCGCAGGACGTAAGTCCGGCGCTGTTGCAATCCCATGGCAGGACTTTCCGTCACAGCTGTAGGCCAATTTCACTGGATTGTGAGGCGTGACCGGTGTGACGATTTCTTTGCCGGCGCTCCCAAAAATATGAATCTGCCCGCATTCGAAAACGCGAGCCCCAACACAACGTGCCAAACGGTCAGAAACCGCAGGAAAATAAGGGAATACCGGAGTGGGGGATGTTTCAAGTGTACGGCATGCCGGGGGCGGCCCGTCCATACTTGCCGGTGAGCTTGGGCACACGGGCACATATTCAGCCGTTTCCGCCGGCCTGCGAAGCGTTGGTTCGCTGGTTTGACGGGGTTTTCGCCGGACTTCGTAATTTATCGGGTGGCGGCCACGCTTTCCTGGTCCTGCCGGATTTTCAGGGTGCGCAGGACCTTCTGTATTTCCGGAGACAGCGCCAGGTCTCCCGAGGCCTCCGCGTCGGCCAGCAGCCGGGCCTGCTCTGCCGAGGCTCCGCGGAAAACGTCTCCGGACGTCACCCCGTGATCCGGACGCCGGATCACGGTCACCGGGTCGCCTGCGCTGATGCTGCCGTTGCGGACAACGCGCAGATAGGTTCCCACCCGGCCTGCCGCCGCGAACCGCCTAACCCAGCCGGGCTGCTTCATCCAAGCAGCAAAGTTCCGGCACGGCGTGCGGGGGCAGGTCACTTCCAGGACGGTGCCGTCCCCGATCTGCCAGCGCTCACCGATCACGGCCTCGGACACCGGAAGGCCCGCGATCCGCAGGTTCTCCCCGAAGAGCCCTGGCTGAATGTCCGTCCCCAGTTCAGCTGCCCAGTAGTCGGCGTCGTCCTGCGAATAGGCGTAAATGGCCTTGGACACCCCGCCGTGGTGCTTGCGGCTGGCCTGGATGTCCCCGTTCAGCCCCAGACCGTGAACCTTCACGGGCCCGACGACGGGACGCTTGTCGATCGCCGTCACTCCCGTGGAGTCGGTGGTGGGCAGGAGTTGGTGAACGCGGCACACGGCCAGCAGGGTTCCCGAGGTCATGCCGATCATCCTACGAGGCTGGTTTCCGTTTCGCACGGCTTTCACCGTCGACGAGCAGGTGCCTGACTTACGGGTGGACGTTCTTTAGGGGAGCCAGCGGGACCTGCTCCGAAACGGGCTGCTTCCACCAACGCTGCGGCCGGCTCTTCCAGAGCGCAACCAGCCACCAGGCCATCAGGCCCAGCCCCCAGAAAACTCCGATGCTGGACGCCATGAGCCACGCCTCGGGGATCTGGGAATCCAGGTTGGGAGCTCCCATGAGCCAGCCGATGGCCTTGGGCGACAGCAGGAAAACCACGAAAGACGAGACCAGCAGGACCAGGCCCCAGCGGCGCACCGCGCTGCCCTTTTGCATGAAGTCGGTGATGTTGCGCCAGAGCACCGGGATGAAGAGGGCCACCCACACCCAGTGATGGGACCAGGAAACCGGTGAAATCAGCAGCATCAGGAGTGCGGCCGCGGCCAGGGCAGTGATCAGGTCGCCGCGGTTACCGGCCAGCCGGATGATCACGGCCGCGGCGGCGACGGCCAGCAGGGACAGCAGCAGCCAGGGCAGGTCCACGGGGAAGTCCGGTCCCGTGAAGTGCAGAATGGCACCCTTAATGCCCAGGTTGTCCACGTATCCGGCACCGCCGATCCGGGAGGTGTCCGGCAGCAGTTCGGCCCAGTAGGTGCGTGATTCTCGCGGCAGGATCAGGAATCCCAGTCCGAACGTGGCCAGGAAGCCAAAGGCCATGTTGCGCAGGCCGCGCCAGTCGCCGCGCGCCAGGAAATAGAGCCCGAACACCAGCGGCGTGAGTTTCAGCCCGGCGGCCACGCCCGTCAGCAGGCCCGTGGGCCAGGTGTCCCGCTTGATCAGGAAGTCCGCCATGATCAGCCCGAACAGCAGGATGTTGATCTGCCCGAACGCCAGTGTTTCCCGCCAGGGCCCCAGCAGGATCACCAAGCCGATGCAGGCCAGGGCCAGCGGACGCAGCCACTGATGCCTCAAAACGGCGCGCACGCCGGGCTGGCGGAAGGCGTAGCCGACGCCCAGCACAGCAGTGGCCGCGGCGATCAGCAGCGAGATGGCGGTGAAGATATTCAGCCCCAGGCTCTGTCCGAACGGTGCAAGGACCGCAAAGAGGAGCGCGGAGAACGGCGGATAGGTGAAGAGGAGGCTGCTTCCCTCGCGGTAGCGCAGTTCCTTGGTGTAGAGCCCGCCCCCGGCGTCGAGCACGCTCTGCCCGCCGGTCAGATACACACTGAAATCCAGGCCGTGGCGCGGTGAGATCACGAACGCGGCAGTGATCATGAGGGCTGCCGCGAGAAGCGCCGCCAGGGTTACTGCCAGCCGGGCCATTCCGGATCGGGTCTTCGGGCCCATTGATTCTCCCTGCGCTGCGCCAACTAAGGTATTACCGCTCGCAAGTCTACCGGGGGCCGGTGAATCCGTGGACTGTCCGGGCTGCAGGATAGGCTGGGCGCAGTCAATCCACCTTTGGAAGGTTGCTCATGTCCGCACCGCTTTTGGCCATCGTTAATGCCCGCGTCGTCCCCGTCACTGCGCCGCCGTTTGACGGCACCGTGGTGCTGGCGGACGGGAAGATTCGCGAGCTCGGCGCCGACGTCACGGTTCCGGAAGGTGCGCAGGTGATCGATGCCGGCGGCCAGTGGCTGCTGCCCGGCCTGGTCGACGCGCACACGCACCTTGGCGTGCATGAAGAGGGCGAGGGCTGGGCGGGCAACGACACCAACGAGATGACGGATCCCGTCATGGCCGGGGTCCGCGCCATCGACGGCGTCAACCCGCACGATCTGGGCTTTGATGATGCACTGACCGGCGGGGTCACCGCAGTGAACATCAACCCCGGCTCGGGCAACCCCATCGGAGGCCTGGCCGTGGCCCTGCACACGCACGGGCGGTACGTGGAGGAAATGGTCCTCCGCTCCCCCAGCGGGCTGAAGTCGGCCCTCGGTGAGAATCCCAAACGCGTCTACAGCGACAAGAAGCAGACTCCGTCCACCCGGCTGGGCACGGCGCTGGTAATCCGCAAGGCGTTCATGGATGCGCAGAACCACATGGGAAAGAACGACGACGACGACCGCGACCCCCAGCTCGAGGCCCTCGCCATGGTGCTGCGCCGGGAAATCCCGTGGCGCCAGCACGCCCACCGCGCCGACGACATCGGCACGGCCCTGCGGCTGGCCGACGAATTCGGCTACGACCTGGTCCTGGACCACGGCACCGAGGCCCACCTGCTGGCGGACGTACTGGCCGAACGCGGGGTTCCGGTGCTGATCGGCCCTCTGTTCACCACCCGGTCCAAGGTGGAGCTGCGCCAGCGGAGCATGGAAAACCCGGGCAAGCTGGCCGCTGCCGGCGTGGAGATCTCCATCATCACCGACCATCCCGTGGTGCCGATCAACTTCCTGATCTATCAGGCTGCGCTGGCGGTAAAGGAAGGGCTGGATCCCGAGACGGCGCTGCGTGCCGTCACCATCAACCCCGCCAAGGTGCTGGGCCTGGCGGACCGCATCGGTTCCCTGGAGCCCGGCAAGGACGCGGACGTTGTGCTGTGGAGCGGAAATCCGCTGGACGTCATGCAGCGGGCGCTGACCGTATGGATCGGCGGCCGGGAGGTCTACCGCTATGACACCGAGACCCGGACGCCAGTGGTGGCCGGACGCCAGTGACCAGACCCGCATCCCGCAGGCCCGCACCGAACAGTCCCCGAGCTCCCCTGCCCGGGATTATCCGCGCCGCATTCGCAGCCTGGCTGGCGGCGGCCATCTTGGTGGCCGTGGCCGGGATTTCCTTCATCACGTCAGCGCAGACCCAGCAGCGCGACGGCGCCGCGCTCACCAGCCTGGGGGCTGTGACCCTCGCGGTGGCGTTTATCATCGCGTTTTACGCGCTGCGGCTGCGGACCGGAAAACGCAGCGCCCGCGAGACGCTCACCACGGTCGGCATGATCGCGGGGATCCCGTTGCTCTTCCGCGGCCCCGCCCTGATCGCCGTCGGCGCCGTCCTGCTGGTGTGTGTGCTGCTGCTGTGGCTGCCGCAAAGCAGCCGCTTCTTCCAGGAACGTGACCCCAAGGCCCGCCGGGGACTTTTTGGCCGCCGGCGGCCTTAGGAACGGACCGGGCTTCCTACAACTGGCTCAGAGCCTGATCCAGATCGGCAATCAGGTCTTCCAAGTCCTCGATGCCCACGGAGAGCCGCAGCAGATTCTCCGGAACCGCCAGCTCGGTGCCCTTCACCGAGGCGTGCGTCATCTCGGACGGGTAGTTCATCAGTGACTCCACGCCGCCCAGGGACTCGGCCAGGGTGAACACGCGGGTGGACTCGGCCACCTTCCGGGCCGCTGCCTCGCCGCCCTTGAAGGACACCGAGACCATCCCGCCAAAGTCCTTCATCTGGGCCTTGGCGAGATCATGTCCGGGGTGGTCTGCCAATCCCGGATAGAGCACGTTCTCCACTGCCGGCTGGTCCTGCAGCCACTTGGCCACGGCCATGGCGTTGGAGGAGTGCCGGTCCATCCGCACGCCCAGGGTCTTCAGCCCGCGGGTGGTCAGCCAGGCTTCCATCGGTGCTGACACCGCGCCGACAGCGAACTGGATGAAGCCGATCTTCTCGGCGGCGTCGTCGTCGTTCAGGATGACCGCGCCGCCCACCGCGTCGGAATGCCCGCCAATGTACTTGGTGGTGGAGTGCACCACGATGTCAGCACCCAGCGCCAGCGGCTGCTGCAGATACGGGGAGGCGAAGGTGTTGTCGACGACCAGCCAGGCCCCGGCGTCGTGCGCTGCCTGCGCGACGGCGGCAATGTCGGAAATCTTCATCATGGGGTTCGAGGGCGTCTCCAGCCACACCATCTTGGTGTTGCCGGCCGCGATGGCGGTGGTGAGGGCGCCGATGTCGGACATGTCCACCGCGGCGTTGGTGATGCCCCAGGCGGAAAGAACCTTGTTGATCAGCCGGTAGGTTCCGCCGTACGCGTCGTTGCCCAGCACAATGTGGTCCCCGGGTGCCAGCAGTGCCCGGATGAGAGCATCTTCAGCGGCCAGGCCGGAGCTGAAGGAGTACGCATGGGCGCCGCCTTCCAGTGCGGCCAACTGGTCCTGCAGCGCGTCGCGGGTGGGGTTGGTGCCGCGGCCGTACTCATAGCCGTTGCGCAGTCCGCCAATGCCGTCCTGGGCGTAGGTGGTGCTCTGGTACAGCGGCGGAATGACCGCTCCGGTGGTCGGGTCGGGGGTTTGGCCCGCGTGGATGGCGCGGGTGTTAAAGCCTTCGCTCATGGTGTGCTCCTCTGCTTCAGGATGGATTGCGGTTAGACGCTCATGTAGGACAGCAGGTCATGCCGCGTGAGTATTCCCACCGGCGCACCCTCGGAGGTCACCATGACGGCGTCGTTCTCCTGCAGCTTTTCCTTGGCGGCAGCCACGGAATCTCCCGCGCCGACCATCCCCAGCCGCGGTCCCATGTGTTCGCTGATGCTGTCGGTGGGCTTGGCCTCGCCACGGAACAGCTTCTCTGTCAGCGAGCGCTCGTCGACGGCGCCGAGGACCTCGCCGATCCGCACCGGAGGTTCCTGCGACAGGACCGGGATACTGGAAACGCCGTATTCATTCAGGATGTTGATGACGTCCCGGACCGACTCATTCGGGTGGGTGTGCACCAGATCCGGCAGCGACCCGTCCTTGGTTGCGAGAACGTCGCTGACGGCGGCTTCCTGCTCGGTTCCATGCAGGAAGCCGTAGGAGCGCATCCACTCATCGTTGAAGATCTTGCCCATGTAGCCGCGGCCACTGTCCGGCAGCACCACCACAACGACGTCGTCCGGGCCCAGATCGCGGGCCGCGCGCAGTGCCGCCACCACGGCCATTCCGGAGGAGCCACCCACCAGCAGGCCTTCCTCACGGGCCAGCCGGCGGGTCATGGCGAAGGACTCGGCGTCATTTACGGCAATCACTTCGTCCGGAACGGACGGGTCATAGTTGCCCGGCCACATGTCCTCGCCCACGCCCTCCACGAAATAGGGACGACCGGTGCCGCCGGAGTACACCGAGCCCTCGGGATCGGCGGCAATAATGCGCACCGGGCCTGTTGGACGGTCCGCGGAGATTTCCTTGAGGTAGCGGCCGGTGCCCGTGATGGTGCCGCCGGTGCCCGCGCCGGCCACGAAATGGGTCACCGTGCCGTCAGTATCCGTCCAAATCTCCGGTCCCGTCGACTCATAGTGGCTGACCGGGGCGGAGGGGTTGGAGAACTGGTCCGGCTTGTAGGCGCCCGGGATCTCGCGGACCAGGCGGTCGGAGACACCGTAGTAGGAATCGGGGCTGTCGGGGGCGACGGCGGTGGGCGTCACCACCACTTCGGCGCCGTAGGCACGCAGCACGTCGCGTTTCTCCACCCCCACCTTGTCCGGAGTGACGAAGATGCAGCGATATCCCTTTTGCTGTGCCACCAGGGCCAGGCCGACGCCGGTGTTTCCGCTGGTGGGTTCGATGATGGTGCCGCCGGGCTTCAGCTTGCCCTCCCGTTCAGCGGTCTCGATCATCCGCACCGCGATGCGGTCCTTGATGGAGCCGCCCGGGTTCAGATATTCCAGCTTCACGAGCACCGTGGCTGCGATGCCATCGGTAACGTGGTGCAGCTTCACCAGCGGGGTCTTGCCGATCAGGTCCAGGACAGTATCTGCAAACTTCATGTGGAACACGTTACTTGTTCGATTCCACGGGTCCAGCCTTCCCCGGAACCCGGCGTAGCAAATGCCACACCGCCCGGTCCCCTTTCCACGGCGCGGCCGTCACAGGTGCGTGCAACGATGGAGTTATGTCCCTCTCCGTGCCGGTCTCACTCGCGTCGGGAACCGGAGCTGCCTCCGGCGCCGCTCCCGGAGCCGGGGCGGTTTCCGTCCTCTGGGAGTCGGACCGTCCGTATCGTCTGGACCTGTCGCTGGGAGTCCTCGCCCATGGCAGGAAGGATCCGTCCGTGCGGATCGGCCCCGGTGTTGCCTGGCTGGCGTTTTCGACGCCGGAGGGCAACGCCACCCTTGCCCTGACCGAGCAGCCCGCCCCGGCCCCGGGTGCCCGTGTGCTGGCCCGGGCCTGGGGCCCCGGAGCGGAGTTCGCGCTGGCGGGCGTTCCGGCGCTGCTCGGGGACTCCGATGACTGGAGCGCCTTCGACCAGCCCGCTTTCACCGCCACCCTCCCCGCCGCACTGGCGGAAACCCGGCGGCGGAACCCCGGGCTGCGGCTGCCCAGCACGGGCCGGATGCTGGACAGCATTGTTCCCGTCATCCTGGAGCAGAAGGTCACGGCCATGGAGGCCTACTACGCGTGGCGGTACCTGGTGACCAAATACGGGGCCGACGCTCCCGGACCGGCGCCGGCCGGTTTGAAAGTTCCGCCAAGCGCCGAAGCCTGGCGCCGGGTTCCCAGCTGGGAGTGGCACCGTGCCCGGGTGGATTTCCACCGGTCGGGCACCATCCTCCGGGCCTGCGGGGCGGCCTCGGCGTTGGAACGGCTGTCCGAGGTTCCGCTCGGCACGGATTTGACGGCGCGGCTGTGCTCGATTCCCGGCATCGGCCCGTGGAGCGCCGCCGAGATTACCCAACGCACGCACGGTGCCCCGGACTCCGTCTCCGTGGGCGATTACCATCTGTCGGCCTTCGTGGGTGAGGCGCTGACCGGGCGCCGGACGGACGACGCCGGGATGCTGGCGCTGCTGGAGCCCTGGCGGGGCCATCGGCAGCGGGTGGTGCGGCTGCTGGTGCTGAGCGGTTTCCGCAAGCAGGCCTTCGGGCCCCGGCTGGCACCGGAGGACCACCGCGGCCGCTAGGGCGCGGAAGGCACGGAGGGTTCCTCGGGGAGCTGCGGAACTTTCGAGACCGAGCCCAAATGCTCCATCACTTCTTCGCGCATCTGCACTTTCCGGATCTTTCCCGACACCGTCATGGGAAAGCTGCCCCGTACCTGCACAAAACGGGGAATCTTGTAATGGGCCAGCCTGCCCCGGCAAAACTCGGCGATGGACGCGGCATCCGGCTCCGGTGCACCGGGAACCGCGATGATGCAGGCCATCAGTTCCTCACCGTAGCGCTCGTCGGGAATACCGATGACCTGGACATCGGAGATGGACGGATGGGAATAGAGGAACTCTTCGATCTCGCGCGGATAGATGTTCTCTCCCCCGCGGATGACCATGTCCTTGATCCGGCCCTCGATGCTGACGTAGCCCTCCTCATCCATCCGGGCCAGGTCCCCGGTATGCATCCACCCCTCGGCGTCGATCGCCTCCGCGGTCTTGTCCGGTTCATCCCAGTACCCCGCCATCACGCTGTAGCCGCGGGTACACAGCTCACCGATTTCCCCGAACGGCACCGGCTGCCCGGTGCCCGGATCCACCACCTGGTTCTCCAGATGCGGCATGGTCCGTCCCACGGTCCGGGTCCGGCGTTCCAGCGAATCGCCGCGGCGGGTCATGGTGGACACCGGGGAGGTTTCCGTCATTCCGTAGCAAATGGCCACCTCTGACATGTTCATGTCCCGGATAACGCGCTTCATAATTTCCTCGGGGCAGGGAGACCCGGCCATGACGCCGGTGCGCAGCGTGGAGAGGTCATAGCGGTTGAAGTCCTCCAGCCCCAGTTCGGCAATGAACATGGTGGGAACCCCGTAGAGGGAAGTGGCCTGCCGGCTCTGGACGGCTTCGAGCGCCGCGGCGGCATCGAAGGTCCGGGAGGGAATGATGGTGGCGGCCCCGTGGGACAAAGCCGCCAGATTTCCAATGACCATCCCGAAGCAGTGGTAGAACGGCACCGGAAGCACCACGCGGTCCTTGTCGGTGTAGCCGAGGAGCTCACCGATAAAGTATCCGTTGTTCAGGATGTTGGAGTGCGTCAGCGTGGCCCCCTTGGGAAATCCCGTGGTTCCGGAGGTGTACTGAATGTTGATGGGATCCCCGGGCCGAAGGCTGGCCATCCGCTCGGCCACTGCCCCGGCTCCGGCCGGTGCCCCGGAAGCTGCAGCCGCCCGGCGGCCGTCCGCCGAGAGCGCGGCGAACCCGTTGCTGTCCTCCCCTGCCAGGAAAACGAGGTCAAGGGAACCGGCCTGCTGCTGCGCCTCGCGCGCCATGACCTCATAATCGTTGCGGGGATCCCCGGGCGCCGTGAACAACATCCGCATGCCGCTCTGCTTCACGACAAAATCCAGTTCGCTCTGCCGGTATGCCGGGTTCACGGTGACCAGGACGGCTCCTGCCTTCGCCGTCGCATATTGGACGAGGGTCCACTCGGCGCAGTTCGGGGACCAGATTCCCACCCGGTCCCCCGCCCGGATGCCCCGTTCCAGAAGCCCCGCAGCGAGATCATCGACGTCGCGGTTGAACTCCGCGTACGTCCAGGACCGCCCGGTGGGAACATCAATCAGCGCTGCGGCATCCGGAAAGCGGAGGACGTTCCGCTCCAGATTGACCCCGATGGTTTCATCCAGGAGCGGGGTGGGAGAGGGCGAAGAGGCGTAAGAGGGCAAAGCACAGACTCCTTCGGCTGCGGGCAACGGTTGCCCCGAACGCTACCAAGACTTGCGCCGCCTGCGAAGGGTCAACCCGCCGTGCCTCCGGTTCGTGCCGGACCATCAATAGGGGGTGATGGCCAGCCGGTAGATGGATGACGGTTCAGCCCCGAAGCGCTTCAGCACTGCCACCACGGCCTCCTCATGCTCGCTGTCAACGGCAACCTGTGCACGCAGCCGATCCTCGAAATCCATTTTCCGTGTGTCGCCGCGGAAGTTCTGCGTTCGGGTCCTGCCGGAGTACACCGCGGAGTCGGACAGTTCCAATGATCTGGCACCGGCGAGCAGCAGCGCGTCGCGCAGGCCGTCGATGCGGTCGGTGTTCACCACCGCGCTGATCAAATGGTCTGGTACGCTCACGCGGCCCTCGCTCCCGGCGCCGGCAGGGCTGCCTGCTTCGGAACCGGGTTCTGAACCGCGCCCGCTGGTGGTCGGCCGCGACGTGATCCCGCTGAGTGCGTAGGCTGCGGCGCCTTGCTGGACCTCGTCCAGGTCATCCTGTTCCGGGCCGGGTTCGCGCAGTCCCATGGTCCGGCTGATGATCGCGGCGATCACCCAGCTCAGGATGAAGGAGAACAGGACCACGCAGACAATGGCAACCACCTGGTGCCAGAGCAGCAGTCCCCCGCCGCCGTTGAAGAGTCCGTCGTCGCTCGTTGCGTTCACCGAGCTGTCAGCGAAGAATCCCAACAGGAAAGATCCCAGGACACCGCCGATGAAGTGGACGGCGATGACGTCCAGGGCGTCGTCGTAGCGCAGCACGTGCTTGAGCCCCACCGCAAAACAGCAGACACAGCCCGCAATCAGACCGATCAGCAGCGCTCCCCCGGTGCTGACAAAACCGGCGCACGGGGTGATGGTGGCCAGCCCGGCGACGGCCCCGGAGACTGCCCCGACAAGCGTGGAGTGGCCGCTGGTCAGCCGTTCCACAAGCAGCCAGGTCAGCATGGCCGCACCGCCGGCCACGTGCGTGTTGATCAGTGCCTGGGCTGCGATGTCGTTGGCCTGGAGACCGTCACCGGCGTTGAACCCGAACCAGCCGAACCACAGGATGCCGCCGCCCACGAGCATGAGCGGCAGGTTGTTGGGCGAAGTTTTGAGGTTCGGCCAGCCACGGCGTCGGCCCACCACCAGCAGCACGGCGACGGCGGCGGCCCCAGCCGAAGCATGCACCACCATCCCCCCGGCCCAGTCCTGAGCACCCAGCTGTACCAGCCATCCCGAGGGATGCCAGAGCCAGCGGGCCACCTGGGGATAAACGAGAATGGACCACGCCGCCAGGAAGACAGTCCACCCGGCGAACTTCAGCCGTCCCGCCGTCGCCCCGGTCAGCAGCGCCGGGGTAATGATGGCAAACATCATTTGGTAGGCCACAAAGGCGAGCGCGGGGATGGTTACTCCCGCGGCCACGGTGTGGAACTGGGGGGTGTCCACGTCGATGAGGGCAAACGCGTCGAACTCCCCCACCAGAGAGTTTCCGTTGTTGCTGAACGCCAGGGTGTAGCCCACCAGCACCCAAGTGACGGTGATGATGCCCAGCGGAATGATGTTCTGCATCATCATGGTCAGGACGTTGCGGACCGGGACCATGCCTCCGTAGAACAGTGCCAGCCCGGGAACCATGAAAAGCACCAGTCCTGCGCAGATGAGCACCCAGGCGGTATCCGCGCCGTTCACGGCCGGCCGTCCTGGAGGAAGATTCCGGGGACCCGTTTTTCCCGAAATATGGGTCGACGCTGGAGGGTGAATCGAGCAGCAAGCTTGTAAGTGGACATGACATCCCCGTTTCCGGCTCTGCGGCAGGTGAATGATGCGTCCCGGCGCCGCGGACACAGCGGGCCACCGGAGCTACGAGCTTACTTCCGCAGCTAAACCGAGAAGAAGACAACAGGCCTTCACACGCGTTCAAAGGGCCGAAACCGTTTCCGGTTCCGGCCCTTTGACCCTCCGCCCGCACTGGGTCAGGAGTGGTGGCTGCCCACCATGCCGTGCGGGTCGATGACGTACTTGCGCGCCACCCCGGAGTCGAAGTCACGGTAGGACTCCGCAGCCTGGTCCAGGCTGATCGTCGTGGCGTTGACTGCCTTGGCGATCTGGACCTTGTCATGCAGGATGGCCATCATCAGGTCCCGGTTGTACTTCATCACCGGACACTGTCCCGTCGTGAAGGACAGTGACTTCGCCCAGCCCGTCCCCAGGCTCAGGGACAGCGAGCCCACTTTGGCGGCCTCGTCCACGCCGCCCGGATCTCCGGTGACGTACAGCCCGGGAATACCCAAGGCACCGCCGGCTGCCGTGATGTCCATGAGGGAGTTCAGCACGGTTGCCGGAGCCTCCGTGGACGAGCCATGGCCATGGCCGCGGGCTTCAAACCCCACGGCATCCACCGCACAGTCCACCTCGGGAACCCCGAGCAGCTGCTCAATCTGGTCCTTGGGGTCTCCCTTTGACACGTCCACCGTCTCGCAGCCGAAGCTGCGGGCCTGGGCCAGGCGTTCCTCGTTGAGGTCAGCGACAATGACGACGGCGGCGCCCAGCAGCTGTGCTCCGGCGGCGGCAGCGAGTCCCACCGGCCCGGCACCGGCGATGTAGACAGTGGATCCCACATGCACCCCCGCGGTGACCGCTCCGTGGTAACCCGTAGGAAAAATGTCCGAAAGCATGGTCAGGTCCAGGATCTTCTCCATCGCCTGGTCCTTGTCCGGAAAACGCAGCAGGTTCCAGTCAGCGTACGGAACCAGCACATATTCGGCCTGGCCACCCACCCAGCCGCCCATGTCCACGTACCCGTAGGCGCTGCCGGGGCGGTCCGGGTTAACGTTCAGGCAGATGCCCGTCTTCCGCTCCTTGCAGTTCTTGCAGCGGCCGCAGGAAATGTTGAACGGTACGGACACCAGGTCTCCCACGGAATGGAATTCCACGTCCGGTCCAATTTCCACAATTTCCCCGGTGATTTCATGTCCCAAGATCAGGTTGGGCGGGGCGGTGGTGCGGCCGCGGACCATGTGCTGGTCAGACCCGCAGATATTGGACGTCACCACCTTGAGGATGGCCCCGTGGGGCACTTTGCGTCCCACATTGGCCGGATTGACGCCGGGGCCGTCCCGGAGTTCGAAGGTTGGATAGTCGATGTCCTGCACTTCCACGACACCGGGTTCCAAATAGGCAACTCCACGGTTTGAGCTCATAGGTTTTTCGCCTCGCCTTATCGTCGTTGAC
Proteins encoded:
- a CDS encoding MOSC domain-containing protein, translating into MTSGTLLAVCRVHQLLPTTDSTGVTAIDKRPVVGPVKVHGLGLNGDIQASRKHHGGVSKAIYAYSQDDADYWAAELGTDIQPGLFGENLRIAGLPVSEAVIGERWQIGDGTVLEVTCPRTPCRNFAAWMKQPGWVRRFAAAGRVGTYLRVVRNGSISAGDPVTVIRRPDHGVTSGDVFRGASAEQARLLADAEASGDLALSPEIQKVLRTLKIRQDQESVAATR
- a CDS encoding glycosyltransferase 87 family protein, which encodes MGPKTRSGMARLAVTLAALLAAALMITAAFVISPRHGLDFSVYLTGGQSVLDAGGGLYTKELRYREGSSLLFTYPPFSALLFAVLAPFGQSLGLNIFTAISLLIAAATAVLGVGYAFRQPGVRAVLRHQWLRPLALACIGLVILLGPWRETLAFGQINILLFGLIMADFLIKRDTWPTGLLTGVAAGLKLTPLVFGLYFLARGDWRGLRNMAFGFLATFGLGFLILPRESRTYWAELLPDTSRIGGAGYVDNLGIKGAILHFTGPDFPVDLPWLLLSLLAVAAAAVIIRLAGNRGDLITALAAAALLMLLISPVSWSHHWVWVALFIPVLWRNITDFMQKGSAVRRWGLVLLVSSFVVFLLSPKAIGWLMGAPNLDSQIPEAWLMASSIGVFWGLGLMAWWLVALWKSRPQRWWKQPVSEQVPLAPLKNVHP
- a CDS encoding amidohydrolase; protein product: MSAPLLAIVNARVVPVTAPPFDGTVVLADGKIRELGADVTVPEGAQVIDAGGQWLLPGLVDAHTHLGVHEEGEGWAGNDTNEMTDPVMAGVRAIDGVNPHDLGFDDALTGGVTAVNINPGSGNPIGGLAVALHTHGRYVEEMVLRSPSGLKSALGENPKRVYSDKKQTPSTRLGTALVIRKAFMDAQNHMGKNDDDDRDPQLEALAMVLRREIPWRQHAHRADDIGTALRLADEFGYDLVLDHGTEAHLLADVLAERGVPVLIGPLFTTRSKVELRQRSMENPGKLAAAGVEISIITDHPVVPINFLIYQAALAVKEGLDPETALRAVTINPAKVLGLADRIGSLEPGKDADVVLWSGNPLDVMQRALTVWIGGREVYRYDTETRTPVVAGRQ
- a CDS encoding cystathionine gamma-synthase; this encodes MHPEAEEHTMSEGFNTRAIHAGQTPDPTTGAVIPPLYQSTTYAQDGIGGLRNGYEYGRGTNPTRDALQDQLAALEGGAHAYSFSSGLAAEDALIRALLAPGDHIVLGNDAYGGTYRLINKVLSAWGITNAAVDMSDIGALTTAIAAGNTKMVWLETPSNPMMKISDIAAVAQAAHDAGAWLVVDNTFASPYLQQPLALGADIVVHSTTKYIGGHSDAVGGAVILNDDDAAEKIGFIQFAVGAVSAPMEAWLTTRGLKTLGVRMDRHSSNAMAVAKWLQDQPAVENVLYPGLADHPGHDLAKAQMKDFGGMVSVSFKGGEAAARKVAESTRVFTLAESLGGVESLMNYPSEMTHASVKGTELAVPENLLRLSVGIEDLEDLIADLDQALSQL
- a CDS encoding cystathionine beta-synthase; translation: MKFADTVLDLIGKTPLVKLHHVTDGIAATVLVKLEYLNPGGSIKDRIAVRMIETAEREGKLKPGGTIIEPTSGNTGVGLALVAQQKGYRCIFVTPDKVGVEKRDVLRAYGAEVVVTPTAVAPDSPDSYYGVSDRLVREIPGAYKPDQFSNPSAPVSHYESTGPEIWTDTDGTVTHFVAGAGTGGTITGTGRYLKEISADRPTGPVRIIAADPEGSVYSGGTGRPYFVEGVGEDMWPGNYDPSVPDEVIAVNDAESFAMTRRLAREEGLLVGGSSGMAVVAALRAARDLGPDDVVVVVLPDSGRGYMGKIFNDEWMRSYGFLHGTEQEAAVSDVLATKDGSLPDLVHTHPNESVRDVINILNEYGVSSIPVLSQEPPVRIGEVLGAVDERSLTEKLFRGEAKPTDSISEHMGPRLGMVGAGDSVAAAKEKLQENDAVMVTSEGAPVGILTRHDLLSYMSV
- a CDS encoding DNA-3-methyladenine glycosylase family protein, coding for MSLSVPVSLASGTGAASGAAPGAGAVSVLWESDRPYRLDLSLGVLAHGRKDPSVRIGPGVAWLAFSTPEGNATLALTEQPAPAPGARVLARAWGPGAEFALAGVPALLGDSDDWSAFDQPAFTATLPAALAETRRRNPGLRLPSTGRMLDSIVPVILEQKVTAMEAYYAWRYLVTKYGADAPGPAPAGLKVPPSAEAWRRVPSWEWHRARVDFHRSGTILRACGAASALERLSEVPLGTDLTARLCSIPGIGPWSAAEITQRTHGAPDSVSVGDYHLSAFVGEALTGRRTDDAGMLALLEPWRGHRQRVVRLLVLSGFRKQAFGPRLAPEDHRGR